In Eupeodes corollae chromosome 3, idEupCoro1.1, whole genome shotgun sequence, a single genomic region encodes these proteins:
- the LOC129952405 gene encoding kelch-like protein 4, producing MTTLNLAKETETFLYKCDGHSANISQKLLNLYKKVEFCDTIIYAGSNSIEIEVHSVVLTALSDYFSEIFRDEQSESRIINLQEIDASALKLVIDFLYSGCIELRLETVERIFRTAEVLKLHDLLNVCYDFIDKHTTPQNCLDFFRLANEFKFPALQDNCLAYAYAHFEEVIKQQNVMVLSEDELKDFLFYENPMKNP from the coding sequence ATGACAACACTAAATTTAGCAAAAGAAACCGAAACATTCCTCTACAAATGTGATGGACACTCGGCAAATATATCccaaaaattgttgaatttatataaaaaagtcgAATTTTGCGATACCATTATCTATGCTGGAAGCAATTCGATTGAAATAGAAGTTCATTCAGTTGTCTTAACTGCTCTCAGTGattatttttctgaaatatttcgTGATGAGCAATCAGAATCCAGAATAATAAACCTCCAAGAAATCGATGCTTCCGCTCTAAAATTGGTCATAGATTTCTTGTATTCGGGTTGCATTGAATTGAGGCTTGAGACTGTGGAAAGAATATTCCGAACGGCGGAAGTCTTAAAGCTGCACGATCTATTAAATGTCTGCTATGATTTCATAGACAAACACACTACACCTCAAAACTGTCTGGATTTTTTTCGATTAGCCAATGAGTTTAAATTCCCTGCGCTCCAAGACAATTGTTTGGCCTATGCCTATGCTCACTTTGAGGAAGTTATAAAGCAACAAAATGTAATGGTGCTTAGCGAAGATGAGTTAAAGGATTTTCTCTTCTATGAAAATCCTATGAAAAACCCGTAG
- the LOC129950201 gene encoding 60S ribosomal protein L37a, producing the protein MAKRTKKVGIVGKYGTRYGASLRKMVKKMEITQHSKYTCTFCGKDAMKRACVGIWSCKRCKRVVAGGAWVYSTTAAASVRSAVRRLRETKEQ; encoded by the exons ATG gcCAAGCGTACAAAGAAGGTTGGAATCGTAGGTAAATATGGTACCCGTTATGGTGCTTCCCTCCGTAAAATGGTGAAGAAAATGGAAATCACCCAGCATTCCAAATATACCTGCACATTCTGTGGCAAG GATGCCATGAAGCGTGCCTGCGTCGGCATCTGGTCATGCAAGCGTTGCAAGCGTGTTGTTGCTGGTGGTGCATGGGTGTACTCCACaactgctgctgcttctgtcAGGTCTGCTGTGAGGCGTCTTCGTGAAACCAAGGAACAATAA
- the LOC129949625 gene encoding geranylgeranyl transferase type-2 subunit alpha has translation MHGRLKVRTSAEEAARKKKEQELKVKAYRAGMAKIQSKRSKNELDEEMLTISGQILARNPDVYTLWNIRKECILKLSEKLDEEAKQAVFDKDLGFAEQCLLANPKSYGAWHHRCWILENCPKPNMDREVALCNKYLKLDERNFHTWDYRRFVVGKAGIEPTKELDFCTEKIRNNFSNYSSWHYRSNLLPIIHPHETDPLRPISEEKLKEELEMVLTAAFTDPNDSSAWFYQRWLLGYSRPELDIAAFRINRKQAVIAFTKPITSSDFKIQITPPLQVFSEWKPANGSSADSTWFIEGDFTISEKETCKPVLCTLEGKYCALDLKRCHDGFFGIKCPRFEYEFGAAVIDELKNQLDSCEQLLELEPDSKWTLLTTALLMRAIDRSKLHEKSIEYLTKLQTIDSMRKGYYEDLASKWNTEKCLEEWQTSKKIPNEISLKNLNLTSIYYDQYFSIADVIDLSDNCLSNRSIPKLSSFRFAKKISMESNKLSAIENIPNLKYLSELSLKDNKDLREHGDSSVDAICGEGFKINI, from the exons atg CATGGTAGACTAAAAGTACGCACATCGGCGGAAGAGGCTGCccgaaagaaaaaagaacaagaacTCAAAGTCAAAGCTTATCGAGCTGGAATGGCAAAGATTCAATCAAAAAGATCCAAAAACGAGCTAGACGAAGAAATGCTAACAATTTCGGGTCAAATATTGGCTAGAAATCCTGATGTCTATACATTGTGGAATATTCGTAAAGAATGCATTCTCAAATTAAGTGAAAAACTAGATGAAGA GGCTAAGCAGGCTGTATTCGATAAAGATCTTGGTTTCGCCGAACAATGTCTTCTTGCCAATCCAAAGTCCTACGGCGCATGGCATCATAGATGTTGGATATTGGAAAATTGTCCTAAACCAAATATGGACCGGGAAGTTGCCTTGTGCAATAAATACTTGAAGTTAGATGAAAGGAATT TTCACACCTGGGACTATCGTCGTTTTGTAGTTGGAAAAGCTGGAATTGAACCTACCAAAGAGCTGGACTTTTGCACTGAAAAGATTCGCAATAATTTCTCAAACTACTCATCGTGGCACTATCGTAGCAATCTCCTACCGATAATTCATCCTCACGAGACGGACCCTCTGAGGCCTATTTCTGaggaaaaacttaaagaagAACTCGAAATGGTACTGACGGCTGCATTCACTGATCCGAATGACAGTAGTGCGTGGTTCTATCAACGTTGGCTCCTAG GTTACTCACGTCCAGAATTGGACATTGCTGCATTCCGCATAAACAGAAAGCAAGCTGTGATTGCTTTTACCAAACCCATCACTTCCagtgatttcaaaattcaaataactcCACCGCTTCAAGTGTTCTCAGAGTGGAAACCAGCGAATGGTTCCTCAGCTGATAGCACTTGGTTCATTGAAGGCGACTTTACAATCAGTGAAAAAGAAACTTGTAAGCCTGTTCTATGTACCTTGGAGGGAAAATATTGTGCGTTGGATTTAAAACGTTGTCATGATGGATTCTTTGGTATAAAATGTCCCAGATTCGAGTATGAATTTGGTGCTGCAGTTATTGATGAGTTGAAAAATCAACTTGATTCATGCGAACAATTGTTGGAACTTGAACCAGATAGCAAAT GGACCCTTTTAACAACAGCTTTGCTTATGAGAGCCATTGATCGTAGCAAACTCCATGAAAAATCAATAGAATACTTAACAAAGCTACAAACTATTGATTCGATGCGAAAGGGATACTACGAGGATCTAGCATCCAAATGGAACACCGAAAAGTGCCTTGAAGAATGGCAAACCTCAAAGAAAATTCCCAacgaaattagtttaaaaaatcttaatctAACATCAATCTATTATGATCAATATTTTAGTATAGCGGATGTCATCGATTTGAGTGATAACTGCCTTTCAAATCGCTCCATTCCAAAGCTGAGCTCTTTTCGCTTTGCAAAG aaaatatcCATGGAAAGTAATAAATTGTCGGCAATTGAAAACATTCCGAATCTTAAGTATTTAAGTGAATTATCTCTGAAAGATAATAAAGATCTGCGAGAACATGGAGACTCTTCAGTTGATGCGATATGTGGAGaaggatttaaaattaatatttaa